The following coding sequences lie in one Vanessa atalanta chromosome 1, ilVanAtal1.2, whole genome shotgun sequence genomic window:
- the LOC125065433 gene encoding uncharacterized protein LOC125065433 yields the protein MDASGLIRVGGRLDQSSLPFESKHSILLHSSHYLTKLIFEREHLHKLHAGPQLLLASVRNYVWPINGRRLARSTVHNCLQCRKVQGKTLTPLMGNLPSQRITVDFPFRSVGVDMAGPFLILNRKGRGAKTTKCYLCIFVCLRFKCLHLEAVSDLSREAFILTLRRFVARRGRPTEIFCDNGRNFVAASKEIGNFLKSNKNSIHSFCSEEEIKFVFSPTYAPHFGGIWEAGVKSAKFHIRRVMGNSHLTYEEIGTLFAQVEAILNSRPICPMSSSPNDLQFLTPGHFLLGRPLTALPSPNLVDCKASSLRRYQRLEQIRQHFWRRWQHEYLAELQQRTKWRVPDIPLRLGDLVLLQEENMPPLCWRVGRISKLFPGADGVCRVADVQTTRGTFRRPFTRLSPLPVTENQTEG from the coding sequence ATGGATGCTAGTGGATTGATACGTGTAGGAGGTCGCTTAGACCAATCGTCGCTTCCATTTGAGAGCaagcattcaattttattacattcatcaCACTACCTAACTAAACTTATCTTTGAGCGGGAGCATTTGCATAAGTTACACGCTGGTCCACAGTTGCTTCTCGCTAGTGTGCGGAACTATGTGTGGCCCATTAATGGCCGGCGCCTCGCGAGAAGTACTGTGCACAATTGTTTACAGTGTAGGAAGGTGCAAGGCAAGACTTTGACTCCGTTGATGGGAAACTTGCCCTCACAGCGTATTACGGTGGACTTCCCGTTTCGTAGTGTTGGTGTGGATATGGCTGGTCCTTTCCTTATCCTAAATCGAAAGGGACGCGGAgcaaaaacaacaaaatgttatttatgtatctttGTTTGTTTGAGGTTTAAATGCTTGCACTTGGAAGCTGTCAGCGACCTTTCAAGAGAAGCTTTCATTTTAACTTTACGTAGATTTGTGGCCCGTCGCGGAAGGCCTACAGAGATTTTTTGTGATAACGGCCGAAATTTTGTAGCCGCCTCGAAAGAAAtaggcaattttttaaaatctaataagaaTTCCATACATTCCTTTTGTAGTGAggaagaaattaaatttgtattttctccTACCTATGCTCCCCATTTTGGTGGCATCTGGGAGGCTGGAGTGAAATCCGCAAAGTTTCACATCAGGCGTGTTATGGGCAATTCGCATTTAACATACGAGGAGATAGGCACCCTGTTTGCGCAAGTTGAAGCCATACTAAATAGCCGTCCCATCTGTCCTATGTCTTCGTCTCCAAATGACCTTCAATTCCTCACCCCGGGGCACTTTCTGCTTGGTCGGCCGCTAACCGCATTGCCATCACCGAATCTCGTCGACTGCAAGGCTTCTAGTCTCCGACGTTACCAACGGCTCGAACAAATTCGACAACATTTTTGGAGAAGATGGCAGCACGAGTACTTGGCAGAGCTACAACAGAGAACAAAGTGGCGCGTTCCTGACATCCCTTTGAGGCTTGGAGACCTGGTGCTATTGCAAGAGGAAAATATGCCACCACTGTGTTGGCGTGTAGGGCGCATCAGTAAGCTGTTCCCTGGCGCTGACGGTGTATGTCGCGTGGCGGACGTTCAAACGACTCGAGGGACATTTCGAAGACCTTTCACACGACTAAGCCCTCTACCAGTAACAGAGAATCAAACTGAGGGTTAA